GGTGATGGTTCATCGAATGCAAAAGCGAGGGAAGAATTGGACATGGGAACCTCCTGACGAGGTCCTGCGCCGGGCAGGCCTCAATCAGCCGAAGGCCCCCTCCCCTCTGCCCAACGGGTCAGGTTTACGGGCAAGCCGGGACTTCAGCTCATCGTTCCAGTCAAAACCGGGCGAGGCCGGAACTCGTGAGTGGATGACACGACTAGGTGCAGCGTAAGCCTTCAGCGCTCTCTTCTCGGCGAGAGCGCCTCCGGCATCATTGTCGATAAACAGGAAAAGCTCGCGGACACTCTCCGGAATGGAAACGAGACCGAAGCGCTCATTCCCGAGCGTTGCCCAGCACGGGACTCCGAACAGCTGCATGGCTGACAGGGCGCTCTCGATACCTTCGGCAAGTCCAAGACGCCCTTGCACCGGCGGCACCAGTCTGACGGCGCCACAGCCAAGGGTGCCAAGCGCACGCTTGGGCCGCTCGAAAGCGGCAAGCTTGCCGCTCGCCAAGTCGAGAAACGTTCGGTGTACCGCGATTATGCCAATGTCGGTTGTTACTGCGGCCAGCATCGCGGGGAGAAATTGGACAGCGCCGCGCGGCCCGAGCGGCGTGCGCGCTAGGTAGCGGAGTTGATCGGATCCGCGCAGAAGACCGCGCTGCGCAAGGTATTGTACGGCAGGGCTGTCGGAGCTCGCCGTCGCCGATTGCCACAAGCGCCGCGCATTGGGACTGAAGTCGCGATATCTATGCTTTTCGATGGTCTCAGCGTCTGAAGCGTTGAAAAGGTCGCGGCTGCGAACGCCTTGGCGATCCAGCGCCGCAATGACGTCCTCATTCAGGCATCCCGCGAAGCAGTGAAACAGGATGGCTTTGCGCCCCAAGGTCACACTCAGCGACGGAGTTCGATCGTCGTGCGCGGGGCAGCAGCACATGCCTTTGCCCCGACTCCATGTACCCTGAAGGCTTTCAACGATAGTGCGGGCTCGGCGTTCGAGTTGATGAGCTTTGTCTAACGGGGGCATCGACCTACTCCGGTTGAGGTGCCCTCCCCGCGCAGCCTCCGCTCTGCACTTGCGCCAAACCAATTTCCTACGTCGGTTGTTCTTTATATGTTCCCACTCGATTCGACTAGACAAGGATCGAGAAATGACAATCAAAACTCTCTTGATCGCAGGCATCGCGATCACCTCTGCTATCCCGGCCAGTGCCCAGGAGTTGCCAACGCCAGCAACAATCGAAGCAACCGCCAGCCACTCCGACGGCATTCGGATTGCTAAAACATCGAATGGCTTCCAGCTGGTCGAGCATGGGCTCTGGCGATCTGCCCAAGACGGCCCGGCGCCTGTTGTGACTGTGCCGCGAACTGGTCGGGTCAACCTGCCCTACAGATACGAGCGGAATCCCCAACCTGGCCCATCCGGCTTCAGGCGAGCAAGCTACCTTCCCCACATCTATGCGGCAGAAGCGAAGTACTCATTGCCCGCGGGCCTGCTCGATGCGCTCGTTTGGACGGAATCTCGCTACAACCCTTTGGCGGTCAGTCCGGCGGGTGCCGCGGGCCTTGGGCAGCTGATGCCCGCAACGGCAAAGGAACTCGGGGTCTTCAACCGATTTGACCCCATGGCTAACATCTTCGGCGCTGCGCGGTATCTCCGGCAGATGCTCGACAGGTTTGGCGTGGTTCACCTTGCGGTCGCTGCCTACAATGCCGGTCCAAGGGCAGTTGAACGCGCAGGTGGCATTCCCCGCAATGGCGAAACACCCGGATATGTCCGCGACGTCCTGCGGCACTGGCAGTTTTAGTACGAACTGCACCGAGTGGCACTTGATCGGATTGAATGCTTCTACTCACGGGCGTCACGCAGCCCGCTTTCGTCCCTTCCTGATGTCGAGCACCTTGCGCCCATCGAGGAAATCAGCCCAGTCCTGCATCATTCGCCGGCGGGGTGCGAGATACTCTGCCGCGTTGTAAGCCCCCCGCACATCATTCTTCTCTGAATGAGCGAGCTGCATCTCGACCCAATCCTCATGGTACTTCCGGATCCACATCGCTGGCTTGCCAAACTCAACCAACTGCTCGTTCGCCCATGTGCTGGCGAGCCCTCGAAAGCCGTGGATGGTCTGCCTACTATGATAGCCAAGGCGGTAAAGCGCATAGATCATCGTGTTTTCAGACAACGGCTTGTCTGGGTGGGTCCCGGGAAACAGGTGATCACCGGTCGCCGTCGATACCATTTTTCTAGCAATGAGTGCGGCCTGAGCGGAGAGTGGCACAAGGTGTTCACGCCCCATCTTCATGCGCGCAGCCGGAATTCGCCAAACGGTATCCGTACCATCGAGATTTTCAAATTCGGATTTGACAGCCAGTCGAAGCTCTTTTGTCCTGACCCAGGTAAGCAAGGCGAATAGTACCGCATCGCGGGTGATTGCCGAGCGCCGGTCACCTTCCTCTTGATATGCTCGGAGCTTTTCGAGGAACGCAGGCACTTCATCAAGAGGAAGGCGGCTCATGTGCTTCACCCTGGGCCGGGGCTTGAGGGCTCCACTAAGGTGAGCAGTGGGATCGCTGGATGCCAGCCCGCAAGCAATCGCGAACTGAAAGACCTGCCCTACCCCTTGCTTGGCACGCCGACTGATATCCAGCGCGCCTCGTATCTCAATCTTGCGGATCATCTCCAGGACCTCGGGGGCAGTGATCTCATGGATCAGCCTCTGTCCTAGGGAGGGGAACACGTCCCGCTCCATTCGTGACCAGACACGTTCGGCATGTGCCGGATTCAACGCCGACTGGCGGTTCTCGTGCCAACGTTTCGCCACCATGTAGAAGGTGTCACCGTTCTCCGATATAACCTCCCTCTTGGCCTTCATTGGATCCTTGCCCTCGGCAAGGAGCGCCTTGGCCGCTTTGCGTTTGTCCCGGGCGGCGGCGATCCCCAACGCCGGATAAGCGCCAAACGACAGCAACTTCTCCTTGCCTGCAAATCGGTATTTCATCCGCCAAAGCTTCGTGCCGTTCGGCTGGACGAGCAGGAACAAGCCTTCGCTGTCGGCAAGCTTGTACGCTCTCTCGCGTGGCTTTGCATTCTTGGCTTGAGTCTCC
This DNA window, taken from Sphingopyxis alaskensis RB2256, encodes the following:
- a CDS encoding tyrosine-type recombinase/integrase, translating into MPLTETQAKNAKPRERAYKLADSEGLFLLVQPNGTKLWRMKYRFAGKEKLLSFGAYPALGIAAARDKRKAAKALLAEGKDPMKAKREVISENGDTFYMVAKRWHENRQSALNPAHAERVWSRMERDVFPSLGQRLIHEITAPEVLEMIRKIEIRGALDISRRAKQGVGQVFQFAIACGLASSDPTAHLSGALKPRPRVKHMSRLPLDEVPAFLEKLRAYQEEGDRRSAITRDAVLFALLTWVRTKELRLAVKSEFENLDGTDTVWRIPAARMKMGREHLVPLSAQAALIARKMVSTATGDHLFPGTHPDKPLSENTMIYALYRLGYHSRQTIHGFRGLASTWANEQLVEFGKPAMWIRKYHEDWVEMQLAHSEKNDVRGAYNAAEYLAPRRRMMQDWADFLDGRKVLDIRKGRKRAA
- a CDS encoding lytic transglycosylase domain-containing protein produces the protein MTIKTLLIAGIAITSAIPASAQELPTPATIEATASHSDGIRIAKTSNGFQLVEHGLWRSAQDGPAPVVTVPRTGRVNLPYRYERNPQPGPSGFRRASYLPHIYAAEAKYSLPAGLLDALVWTESRYNPLAVSPAGAAGLGQLMPATAKELGVFNRFDPMANIFGAARYLRQMLDRFGVVHLAVAAYNAGPRAVERAGGIPRNGETPGYVRDVLRHWQF
- a CDS encoding DUF7146 domain-containing protein, coding for MPPLDKAHQLERRARTIVESLQGTWSRGKGMCCCPAHDDRTPSLSVTLGRKAILFHCFAGCLNEDVIAALDRQGVRSRDLFNASDAETIEKHRYRDFSPNARRLWQSATASSDSPAVQYLAQRGLLRGSDQLRYLARTPLGPRGAVQFLPAMLAAVTTDIGIIAVHRTFLDLASGKLAAFERPKRALGTLGCGAVRLVPPVQGRLGLAEGIESALSAMQLFGVPCWATLGNERFGLVSIPESVRELFLFIDNDAGGALAEKRALKAYAAPSRVIHSRVPASPGFDWNDELKSRLARKPDPLGRGEGAFG